From the genome of Glycine max cultivar Williams 82 chromosome 2, Glycine_max_v4.0, whole genome shotgun sequence, one region includes:
- the LOC102668801 gene encoding uncharacterized mitochondrial protein AtMg00810-like — protein sequence MGLMAYYLGIEVKQEDKGIFITQEGYAKEVLKKFKMDDANPVGTPMECGSKLSKHEKGENVDPTLYKSLVGSLRYLTCTRPDILYVVGVVSRYMEAPTTTHFKAAKRILRYIKGTTNFGLHYYSSDNYNIVGYSDSDWSGDLDDRKSTTGFVFFMGDTAHLDVKEATNSHTINL from the coding sequence ATGGGGCTCATGGCATATTATCTCGGCATCGAAGTAAAACAAGAAGACAAAGGAATTTTCATCACCCAAGAAGGCTATGCCAAAGAAGTCCTTAAGAAGTTCAAGATGGATGACGCCAATCCAGTTGGCACCCCGATGGAATGTGGCAGCAAGTTGAGCAAgcatgaaaaaggagagaatgtGGATCCAACTCTTTACAAAAGTTTGGTTGGAAGTTTACGTTACTTGACATGTACAAGGCCGGATATTCTCTATGTTGTAGGAGTAGTAAGTCGCTACATGGAAGCTCCAACCACAACTCACTTCAAGGCGGCAAAGAGAATCCTTCGATACATCAAAGGTACAACAAACTTTGGCTTGCACTATTACTCTTCTGACAATTATAACATTGTTGGCTATAGTGATAGCGATTGGAGTGGAGACTTggatgatagaaagagcactactGGTTTTGTGTTCTTTATGGGAGATACTGCTCACTTGGATGTCAAAGAAGCAACCAATAGTCACACTATCAACTTGTGA
- the LOC547569 gene encoding copper chaperone homolog CCH isoform X1: MWFSCSQLTFGHHQEYPAQVKCCYGVESFDIDLKEQKVTVKGNVEPDEVLQAVSKSGKKTAFWVDEAPQSKNKPLESAPVASENKPSEAATVASAEPENKPSEAAIVDSAEPENKPSDTVVETVA, from the exons ATGTGGTTTTCTTGTTCACAATTAACTTTTGGACACCATCAAGAATACCCTGCACAAGTGAAGTGCTGTTATG GTGTTGAGTCATTTGACATTGATCTGAAGGAGCAGAAGGTGACAGTGAAAGGAAATGTGGAGCCAGATGAAGTTCTGCAAGCCGTTTCCAAATCTGGGAAGAAGACTGCATTCTGGGTGGATGAAGCACCACAATCTAAAAACAAGCCTTTAGAAAGTGCACCTGTTGCCTCAGAAAACAAGCCTTCAGAAGCTGCAACTGTTGCCTCAGCTGAGCCTGAAAACAAGCCTTCAGAAGCTGCAATTGTTGATTCAGCTGAGCCTGAAAACAAGCCTTCAGATACTGTTGTTGAAACTGTTGCTTAA
- the LOC547569 gene encoding copper chaperone homolog CCH — MSSQTVVLKVGMSCQGCAGAVNRVLGKMEGVESFDIDLKEQKVTVKGNVEPDEVLQAVSKSGKKTAFWVDEAPQSKNKPLESAPVASENKPSEAATVASAEPENKPSEAAIVDSAEPENKPSDTVVETVA, encoded by the exons ATGTCTTCTCAG ACTGTTGTCCTCAAAGTTGGTATGTCATGTCAAGGGTGTGCTGGAGCAGTGAACAGGGTTTTGGGAAAAATGGAAG GTGTTGAGTCATTTGACATTGATCTGAAGGAGCAGAAGGTGACAGTGAAAGGAAATGTGGAGCCAGATGAAGTTCTGCAAGCCGTTTCCAAATCTGGGAAGAAGACTGCATTCTGGGTGGATGAAGCACCACAATCTAAAAACAAGCCTTTAGAAAGTGCACCTGTTGCCTCAGAAAACAAGCCTTCAGAAGCTGCAACTGTTGCCTCAGCTGAGCCTGAAAACAAGCCTTCAGAAGCTGCAATTGTTGATTCAGCTGAGCCTGAAAACAAGCCTTCAGATACTGTTGTTGAAACTGTTGCTTAA
- the LOC547569 gene encoding copper chaperone homolog CCH isoform X2, with translation MNNKYQSTVAHQIAFFAESYCSVLHHTHSHNGWFGYKDTTLTHPFSIHHNPLSIFHCHPVLNIFLFLLCFFTFFHTHNHVFSDCCPQSWYVMSRVCWSSEQGFGKNGSSCWVAII, from the exons atgaataataaataccAATCTACAGTGGCCCACCAAATTGCCTTCTTTGCGGAATCCTACTGTTCTGTCTTGCACCACACGCACTCTCACAATGGGTGGTTTGGCTATAAAGACACCACTCTTACACACCCTTTCAGCATTCACCACAACCCTCTCTCTATATTCCATTGCCACCcagttttgaatatatttttattccttctttgtttcttcACTTTCTTCCATACACATAACCATGTCTTCTCAG ACTGTTGTCCTCAAAGTTGGTATGTCATGTCAAGGGTGTGCTGGAGCAGTGAACAGGGTTTTGGGAAAAATGGAAG TTCCTGTTGGGTTGCGATTATATAA